The proteins below come from a single Chryseobacterium sp. MA9 genomic window:
- the rsmI gene encoding 16S rRNA (cytidine(1402)-2'-O)-methyltransferase: protein MSGILYFVPTPVGNLEDMTFRAVNVLKEVDYILCEDTRTSGILLKHFEISKPLKSYHLHNEHQATEKVITDLKNGQNIAIITDAGTPGISDPGYLLAKAGADNNIDMICLPGATALIPALVVSGLPNNEFLFAGFLPQKKGRQTKLKQLAEEKKTIVLYESPHKINTTLEQIKEFFGEETKVSLSREISKKFEETKRGTINELIEFSKSKTLKGEIVLIVNNSI from the coding sequence TTGAGCGGAATCTTATATTTTGTTCCCACACCTGTTGGGAATCTGGAAGATATGACTTTCAGGGCAGTAAATGTCCTTAAAGAAGTTGATTATATTTTATGTGAAGACACCAGAACTTCCGGAATACTTTTAAAACATTTTGAGATCTCAAAGCCTTTAAAATCTTATCATTTACACAATGAACACCAGGCAACTGAGAAAGTAATTACAGACCTTAAAAACGGTCAGAATATCGCTATTATTACCGATGCAGGAACACCCGGTATTTCTGATCCTGGATATTTACTGGCAAAGGCTGGAGCAGATAATAATATTGATATGATCTGCCTTCCCGGAGCAACTGCTCTTATTCCTGCACTTGTAGTTTCAGGACTGCCCAATAATGAATTTTTATTCGCAGGTTTTTTACCACAGAAAAAAGGAAGACAGACAAAGCTTAAACAGCTTGCTGAAGAAAAAAAGACCATCGTTCTTTACGAAAGTCCCCATAAAATCAACACGACTCTGGAGCAGATCAAAGAATTTTTTGGAGAAGAAACCAAAGTAAGTCTGAGCCGTGAGATCTCTAAAAAATTTGAAGAAACTAAACGAGGAACAATCAATGAATTAATTGAATTTTCCAAGAGTAAAACATTAAAAGGAGAGATCGTTCTTATTGTCAACAATTCTATTTAA
- a CDS encoding GMP reductase yields the protein MRIENDIKLGFKDVMFRPKRSTLKSRSEVDLQREFTFKHTKKKWTGVPVIAANMDTVGTFEMAVELAKEKIITAIHKHYTPEQWDEFLQSQPESIHQYIALSTGTGKADEEKIRLILEKHPKIEFLCIDVANGYSEHFVGFVKKARANFPDKIIIAGNVVTGEMVEELLLVGADIIKVGIGPGSVCTTRVKTGVGYPQLSAIIECADAAHGLGGHIIADGGCKVPGDVAKAFGGGADFVMLGGMFAGHDESGGEMIEENGKKYRLFYGMSSKTAMDKHSGGVAEYRASEGKTVKAAYKGPVADTVKDILGGVRSTCTYVGASKLKELSKRTTFIRVQEQENQVFKD from the coding sequence ATGCGTATAGAAAATGACATAAAACTGGGGTTTAAGGATGTAATGTTCCGCCCCAAACGTTCTACTTTAAAATCCAGATCAGAAGTTGATTTACAGAGGGAATTTACTTTTAAACATACTAAGAAAAAATGGACAGGCGTTCCTGTAATTGCCGCCAATATGGATACTGTAGGAACTTTTGAAATGGCTGTAGAGTTGGCAAAAGAAAAGATTATTACAGCTATTCATAAACATTACACTCCTGAACAATGGGATGAGTTTCTGCAGAGCCAGCCTGAAAGTATTCATCAATATATTGCTTTAAGCACAGGAACAGGAAAAGCTGATGAAGAAAAAATAAGACTGATCCTTGAAAAGCATCCAAAAATAGAGTTTCTATGCATTGATGTAGCCAATGGTTATTCTGAGCATTTCGTTGGGTTTGTGAAGAAAGCAAGGGCTAATTTTCCAGATAAAATCATCATCGCCGGAAATGTCGTTACAGGAGAAATGGTAGAAGAGCTTCTTCTTGTAGGTGCAGACATCATAAAGGTAGGTATTGGCCCCGGGTCTGTTTGCACTACCAGAGTAAAGACAGGAGTAGGTTATCCTCAGCTTTCTGCTATTATTGAATGTGCTGACGCTGCCCATGGTCTGGGAGGTCATATTATTGCTGACGGAGGATGTAAAGTTCCCGGCGATGTTGCAAAGGCTTTTGGAGGCGGTGCAGATTTCGTAATGCTGGGCGGGATGTTTGCCGGTCATGATGAAAGTGGAGGAGAAATGATTGAGGAAAATGGTAAAAAATACCGCCTTTTCTATGGGATGAGTTCCAAAACTGCAATGGATAAGCATTCCGGAGGTGTAGCAGAATATCGTGCTTCGGAAGGAAAAACCGTAAAAGCAGCTTACAAAGGTCCTGTGGCAGACACCGTAAAAGATATTTTGGGAGGTGTAAGATCTACCTGTACCTATGTAGGAGCTTCAAAGCTTAAAGAGCTTTCCAAGAGAACCACTTTTATCCGGGTTCAGGAACAGGAAAACCAGGTTTTTAAAGACTAA
- a CDS encoding radical SAM protein, translated as MPVRNYTYYDYTISLCPECLKRVGAKIIIEDEAVFMTKRCPDHGFFKTKIASDVPYYKNIRNYNKASEMPLHFGTDVEYGCPYDCGLCVDHEQHSCLSIVEVTDRCNLTCPTCYAMSSPHYGSHRSLEEIEAMFDVIVKNEGEPDVVQISGGEPTIHPEFFKIMDIAKSKPIKHLMLNTNGVRIANDPGFAEQLATYAPEFEIYLQFDSFKPEVLEDFRGKDLTAVRMKALEKLNELNLSTTLVIVLQKGKNIDEIGKIIEFALKQKCVRGITFQPVEIAGRNREDSAHEKITLTEVRQEIINQFPLLNSDDIIPVPCNPDSLAMGYILKLQDETIPLTRYINPADLLNNESRNTIVYEQDKGLHMQLLDIFSTGISVDKVQPKVNQLLCCLPEVCAPDLDYDNLFRIIIMNFMDAHDFDVRAVKKSCVHIVNKDLKLIPFETMNLFYRDEKKAYLEELRKEDKVLF; from the coding sequence ATGCCAGTAAGAAATTATACTTATTACGATTATACAATCAGTCTTTGCCCGGAATGTCTTAAAAGAGTCGGTGCTAAGATCATTATTGAGGATGAAGCTGTTTTTATGACCAAAAGATGTCCTGATCATGGTTTTTTTAAAACAAAAATAGCTTCCGATGTACCTTATTATAAAAACATAAGAAACTATAACAAAGCATCAGAAATGCCGCTTCACTTCGGAACCGATGTAGAATATGGATGCCCTTATGATTGTGGACTTTGTGTAGATCATGAACAGCATAGTTGTCTTTCTATCGTAGAAGTTACGGATCGATGTAATTTGACTTGTCCAACTTGTTACGCTATGTCATCTCCGCATTATGGAAGTCATAGAAGTCTGGAAGAAATTGAAGCTATGTTTGATGTTATTGTAAAAAATGAAGGTGAGCCGGACGTAGTCCAGATCAGTGGGGGAGAACCTACGATTCATCCGGAGTTTTTCAAAATTATGGATATTGCAAAGTCAAAACCAATTAAACATCTCATGCTGAATACCAATGGCGTCAGAATTGCCAATGATCCGGGATTTGCTGAACAGCTGGCGACCTACGCTCCTGAGTTTGAAATATACCTGCAGTTTGATTCATTTAAACCGGAAGTATTAGAAGACTTTAGAGGAAAGGATCTTACTGCTGTAAGAATGAAAGCGTTGGAAAAACTTAATGAGCTTAATCTTTCCACTACATTAGTTATTGTCCTTCAAAAAGGAAAAAATATTGATGAAATTGGAAAAATTATAGAATTTGCCTTGAAACAAAAATGTGTGAGGGGAATCACTTTCCAGCCTGTTGAAATTGCAGGAAGAAACCGGGAAGATTCTGCTCATGAAAAGATTACTTTAACTGAGGTAAGGCAGGAAATAATCAATCAGTTTCCTTTATTAAACTCTGATGATATTATTCCGGTTCCATGTAATCCGGATTCCCTGGCTATGGGATATATTTTAAAACTTCAGGACGAAACAATTCCTTTGACCAGGTATATAAATCCTGCAGATCTTCTGAATAATGAATCAAGAAATACCATCGTTTACGAACAGGATAAGGGGCTGCATATGCAACTGCTGGATATATTCAGTACCGGTATTTCTGTAGATAAAGTGCAGCCCAAAGTAAATCAGTTACTATGCTGTCTTCCGGAAGTTTGTGCCCCGGATCTTGATTATGATAACCTGTTTAGAATTATTATTATGAACTTTATGGATGCCCATGATTTTGATGTGCGGGCAGTAAAAAAGTCCTGTGTGCATATTGTCAATAAAGACTTGAAGTTAATTCCTTTTGAAACCATGAACCTTTTCTATAGGGATGAAAAAAAGGCTTATCTCGAAGAACTTAGAAAAGAAGATAAAGTATTGTTTTAA
- the surE gene encoding 5'/3'-nucleotidase SurE encodes MERPLILVTNDDGITAPGIRNLISFMNEIGEVVVVAPNSPQSGKGHAITINSTLSYEEVTLDGPQTDFSCSGTPVDCVKMALDKILKRRPDIVVSGINHGANSSINVIYSGTMSAAVEAGVEGIPAIGFSLLDFSWEADFTQAKEFIQNIVRRTLENPMPKGVVLNVNIPKLPAEEIKGVKVCKQAHAKWEESFDERINPHGKKYYWLTGYFNNMDDSEDADETALANGYISIVPVKFDLTAYEYMKTLEEVMTFENVKEEK; translated from the coding sequence ATGGAAAGACCGCTTATTCTGGTTACTAATGATGATGGAATTACAGCTCCTGGTATCAGAAATCTTATCAGTTTTATGAATGAAATCGGAGAAGTAGTTGTTGTAGCACCCAACTCTCCTCAAAGTGGAAAAGGCCACGCTATTACCATTAATTCTACCCTAAGCTACGAAGAAGTTACTCTGGATGGCCCGCAGACTGATTTCTCATGCAGCGGAACTCCTGTAGACTGTGTAAAAATGGCTCTTGATAAAATTCTGAAAAGAAGACCTGATATTGTGGTTTCAGGAATCAATCATGGAGCAAATTCTTCTATTAATGTGATCTATTCGGGAACGATGTCTGCCGCTGTAGAAGCGGGTGTTGAAGGAATTCCAGCTATTGGGTTCTCATTACTGGATTTCAGTTGGGAAGCTGATTTTACCCAAGCTAAAGAATTTATTCAGAATATCGTAAGAAGAACCCTGGAAAACCCAATGCCAAAAGGTGTTGTACTGAATGTGAATATTCCTAAGCTTCCTGCTGAAGAAATAAAAGGAGTAAAAGTATGTAAACAGGCTCACGCAAAGTGGGAAGAAAGCTTTGATGAAAGAATAAACCCACACGGTAAAAAATATTACTGGCTAACTGGTTATTTTAACAATATGGATGATTCTGAAGATGCTGATGAAACAGCTTTGGCTAACGGGTATATTTCCATTGTTCCGGTAAAGTTTGACCTTACGGCATACGAATACATGAAAACATTAGAAGAGGTAATGACTTTTGAAAATGTAAAAGAAGAAAAATAA
- a CDS encoding WG repeat-containing protein, protein MKKLVFVLCSVVCTAQTNQYMKVILSKKTGKEVNSYSEGYGTVYDSGSKKQGIVDSLGTVTFESPYRGRILHIFKNRFILYSEDGNRRKSAIIDEKGKEFIALDDQEFNTPWWSKDRIISSKQNKEAVYDYNGNEIIPYAEKIRFSGKNRFFVLKGKKWFLYDLNGKQLSSREFKEDYNFEDGKALIINEENESEIIGNNGQTLHKFSKKVVDINAYPYLITKNKSTGKYGLIDAEENTIAEEIFNDITPEYFGRKEYIYLIKNGKATVFDKKDQKLYPQNFKYVNPLLNNFFSVYNDKVKKSGIVDLEGNIILPQEYDFIKDFTISGKDFIYLKKGNEEKFLDKDLKNIVGEGVQILGFYPDNLIIGKQDRYYSFSVKDGSKAELKNISQIRNEDVEYFNPLNQYSKPLVCKNTGNLYGILDGKGTEIVPFIYEDIITFGNAENEIVVKKEGKFGVLNFQNEPLKEIIYDKYFWQKEVLKLDRSKKTDFIYFTRFKNNSVQL, encoded by the coding sequence TTGAAAAAATTAGTCTTTGTATTGTGTTCTGTAGTTTGTACAGCACAGACCAACCAATATATGAAAGTGATCCTGTCAAAAAAAACAGGAAAGGAAGTAAATTCCTATTCAGAGGGATACGGAACAGTTTACGATTCCGGGTCTAAAAAGCAGGGAATAGTAGACTCTTTAGGAACCGTTACCTTTGAATCACCTTACAGAGGAAGAATTTTACATATTTTTAAAAACAGATTTATTCTTTATTCTGAAGACGGAAATAGGAGAAAATCAGCCATTATTGATGAAAAAGGGAAGGAATTCATTGCTTTGGATGATCAGGAATTCAATACACCCTGGTGGAGCAAAGACCGTATTATTTCTTCAAAGCAGAATAAAGAAGCCGTCTATGACTATAATGGGAATGAAATTATTCCTTATGCTGAAAAGATCCGTTTTTCGGGAAAGAACAGATTTTTTGTTTTAAAAGGTAAAAAATGGTTTCTGTATGACCTTAACGGAAAACAGCTCAGCAGCCGCGAATTTAAAGAAGATTACAACTTCGAAGATGGCAAAGCACTGATCATTAATGAAGAAAATGAGAGTGAAATCATTGGAAACAATGGGCAAACCCTGCATAAATTTTCTAAAAAGGTGGTAGATATCAATGCATATCCTTATCTGATTACTAAAAATAAAAGTACAGGAAAATATGGTTTGATAGATGCAGAAGAAAATACAATTGCAGAAGAAATATTTAATGATATCACACCGGAATACTTTGGAAGAAAGGAGTATATCTACCTTATAAAAAATGGTAAAGCAACTGTGTTCGATAAGAAAGACCAGAAGCTGTATCCCCAGAATTTTAAATATGTAAATCCTTTATTGAATAATTTCTTCAGTGTTTATAATGATAAAGTAAAAAAATCCGGAATTGTTGATCTGGAGGGGAATATCATTCTTCCTCAGGAGTATGATTTTATCAAAGATTTTACCATTTCCGGGAAAGATTTTATCTACCTTAAAAAAGGAAATGAAGAAAAATTCCTGGATAAGGATCTTAAAAATATTGTTGGAGAAGGAGTACAGATTTTAGGTTTTTATCCGGACAATCTTATTATTGGAAAACAGGATCGTTACTATAGTTTTTCTGTGAAGGATGGCTCAAAGGCAGAGTTGAAGAACATCAGTCAGATCAGAAATGAAGACGTTGAATATTTTAATCCGCTTAATCAGTATTCAAAACCTTTGGTATGTAAAAATACAGGCAATTTATATGGCATTCTGGATGGAAAAGGAACAGAAATTGTTCCCTTTATTTACGAAGATATCATCACATTCGGGAATGCTGAAAACGAAATTGTAGTAAAAAAAGAAGGAAAATTCGGAGTTTTAAACTTCCAGAATGAACCTTTGAAAGAAATTATTTATGATAAATATTTCTGGCAGAAAGAAGTACTGAAGCTGGATAGAAGCAAAAAGACAGACTTTATTTATTTCACAAGATTTAAAAATAATTCTGTTCAGCTTTAA
- a CDS encoding carboxy terminal-processing peptidase has product MWKNFKLNKFLLLIPLTSLMFCFNSPKNDDEKMQTIMVSVKNTLSYLHYSPKSINDAYSKDVYKHYFELVDPAKRYFLQSDMDEFNKHETKLDDYISQGDLTFYKLTIDRLYQRVDEIDKITQDIFSKPINLQEDETLTLEPKLKKVPANKQEQYNEWKKFIKYNILQEVESMNSKEEAQKEKKDSVQKYKLKDTIKFKPLTQDEKIKKATDEVKDLVKDTFTRFKKRKKMDWFTVYMNAYTEVFDPHTNYYSPKDKEDFDTQFTGKVIGIGALIQEKKGNLYLGALTIGAPAWKSKQLSEGDKILKVRSKPKEDAVNVVGMLSDEAVRLIRGEKGTPVTLTVQKKDGTIKDVTMIREEVAIEDTFARSIVVNTPTGKKYGFINLPSFNADFENAKGRNASDDIKNEIIKLKEQNIQGIILDLRNNGGGSLTEVGDIMGLFMEAGPYVQVKDGNGKIQTLKNKNETPIWTGPLVIMQNELSASASEILAGVMQDYGRAMIIGSPQSFGKGTVQTFVDLNRFLNTEDDFGSLKLTIQKFYRITGESTQRKGIVSDIQMKDFFTYAEVGERYDDYALAWDKIPPTKFQKLNYFNIQALEKASADRMAKNSNYQLLLESAQWREKLDKEENITLNITKFNELMKNRKSQIEKFKALTKFENGLQFIMYPSEIEREKKDEAFKKKSEMWIKNLKKDLYLQEAMNIVSDMGAKS; this is encoded by the coding sequence ATGTGGAAAAATTTCAAACTGAATAAATTTTTACTCCTTATTCCATTAACCAGTCTAATGTTTTGTTTCAACTCGCCAAAGAATGACGATGAAAAGATGCAGACGATAATGGTGAGCGTAAAAAACACACTTTCTTATCTGCATTATAGCCCCAAATCTATCAATGATGCCTATTCGAAGGACGTTTATAAGCATTATTTCGAATTGGTAGATCCAGCGAAAAGATATTTTCTGCAATCTGATATGGATGAATTCAACAAGCATGAAACAAAGCTTGATGACTATATCAGCCAGGGTGATCTTACATTCTATAAGCTTACGATTGACAGACTATACCAGAGAGTGGATGAGATCGATAAAATAACACAGGATATTTTCAGTAAGCCAATCAATCTTCAGGAAGATGAAACGCTTACCCTTGAGCCTAAACTCAAAAAGGTACCTGCCAACAAGCAGGAACAGTATAACGAGTGGAAAAAATTCATCAAATACAATATCCTACAGGAAGTAGAGTCAATGAACAGCAAAGAAGAAGCTCAGAAAGAAAAGAAAGACTCTGTTCAGAAGTACAAGTTGAAAGATACGATCAAGTTTAAGCCTCTTACTCAGGACGAAAAGATCAAAAAAGCGACTGATGAAGTAAAAGATCTTGTAAAAGATACCTTTACCCGATTCAAAAAGAGAAAGAAAATGGATTGGTTTACCGTATATATGAATGCTTATACAGAAGTATTTGATCCGCATACCAACTATTATTCCCCAAAAGATAAAGAAGATTTTGATACTCAGTTTACTGGAAAAGTAATCGGTATCGGAGCATTGATCCAGGAGAAAAAAGGAAATCTTTATCTGGGTGCTCTTACCATTGGTGCACCGGCATGGAAATCTAAACAGCTTTCAGAAGGTGATAAAATCCTGAAAGTAAGGTCCAAACCGAAAGAAGATGCTGTAAATGTGGTAGGAATGCTTTCTGATGAAGCGGTAAGACTGATCAGAGGTGAGAAAGGAACTCCGGTAACACTGACTGTTCAGAAAAAAGACGGTACTATCAAGGACGTAACAATGATCCGTGAGGAAGTAGCTATTGAAGACACTTTCGCAAGAAGTATCGTAGTGAACACTCCAACTGGAAAGAAATATGGTTTCATCAACCTTCCAAGCTTTAATGCTGATTTTGAAAATGCAAAAGGAAGAAATGCTTCTGATGATATTAAAAATGAGATCATTAAGCTGAAAGAACAAAATATTCAGGGAATCATTCTTGACCTTAGAAATAATGGAGGTGGTTCTTTAACTGAAGTAGGAGATATTATGGGGCTTTTCATGGAAGCAGGCCCTTACGTTCAGGTGAAAGATGGAAATGGCAAAATTCAGACTCTTAAAAATAAAAATGAAACTCCTATCTGGACAGGTCCATTGGTGATCATGCAAAACGAGCTTTCAGCTTCGGCTTCAGAAATCCTTGCAGGAGTGATGCAGGATTATGGAAGAGCAATGATTATCGGATCTCCGCAGTCTTTCGGAAAAGGAACCGTTCAGACTTTTGTTGATCTGAACAGATTCCTGAACACAGAAGATGATTTCGGATCTTTAAAACTTACTATCCAGAAGTTCTACAGAATTACCGGAGAATCTACACAGAGAAAAGGAATCGTTTCTGATATCCAGATGAAAGACTTCTTTACCTATGCCGAAGTAGGAGAGCGATATGATGACTATGCTCTGGCATGGGATAAGATTCCACCTACAAAATTCCAGAAACTGAACTATTTCAACATTCAGGCGCTGGAAAAAGCAAGTGCAGACAGAATGGCTAAAAACAGCAATTATCAGTTGTTATTAGAGTCTGCTCAGTGGAGAGAAAAACTGGACAAAGAAGAAAACATCACTTTGAATATCACTAAGTTTAATGAATTGATGAAGAACAGGAAGTCTCAGATTGAAAAGTTCAAGGCTTTGACTAAATTTGAGAACGGACTTCAGTTCATCATGTATCCAAGTGAAATTGAAAGAGAGAAAAAAGACGAAGCTTTCAAGAAGAAATCTGAAATGTGGATCAAAAATCTGAAAAAAGATCTTTACCTGCAGGAAGCAATGAATATTGTATCAGATATGGGAGCTAAATCCTAA
- a CDS encoding lmo0937 family membrane protein: MRSLLWLIAVICIVVWLLGMLGIVPGISTGYLIHILLVIAIVVILYNIITGRKPLD, translated from the coding sequence ATGAGAAGTTTATTATGGTTAATTGCAGTCATCTGCATCGTTGTTTGGCTTTTAGGAATGTTAGGAATAGTTCCGGGTATCAGCACGGGTTATTTGATTCACATTCTACTGGTCATTGCCATTGTTGTTATTCTTTATAACATCATTACAGGCAGAAAACCTCTTGATTAG
- a CDS encoding prolipoprotein diacylglyceryl transferase, whose amino-acid sequence MDFPVTFHIFGKAILAHPLFEAVGIFLGMRYYFYLKRKSAEKLSFNISASVLIGATAGALLGSKCIGNLENPYTMFDSFSFQKLWSSNTIVGGLAFGLLGVELAKKVVNHKESTGDLVVFPLMLAMIIGRIGCFLTGVYEETYGIPTDSAFGMHLGDQYLRHPVALYEIVFLVSLWVVLKYIQRKKKYTSGFLFQIFMLSYFTFRFLLDFIKPRIEIAGNLGTIQLVCICIIIYYIYTIKNSQTTLKYSR is encoded by the coding sequence ATGGATTTTCCTGTAACTTTTCATATTTTCGGCAAAGCAATCCTTGCACATCCTCTTTTTGAGGCTGTAGGAATATTTTTGGGTATGAGGTATTATTTTTACCTTAAGAGAAAATCAGCTGAGAAGCTATCATTCAATATTTCTGCTTCAGTTTTGATCGGAGCAACGGCAGGAGCATTACTAGGCTCCAAATGTATAGGAAATCTGGAAAATCCTTATACAATGTTTGACAGTTTTAGTTTTCAGAAGCTCTGGTCAAGTAATACAATTGTCGGAGGCCTGGCTTTTGGATTATTAGGTGTCGAACTGGCTAAAAAAGTAGTCAATCATAAAGAAAGTACAGGAGATCTGGTGGTTTTTCCCTTAATGCTGGCTATGATCATTGGTAGGATTGGCTGCTTTCTTACAGGAGTTTATGAGGAAACTTATGGCATTCCAACGGATTCTGCTTTTGGAATGCATCTAGGTGATCAATATTTAAGACATCCTGTAGCCCTATATGAAATAGTCTTTCTTGTTAGTCTTTGGGTCGTTCTTAAATATATACAGAGAAAGAAAAAATACACGTCTGGTTTTCTCTTTCAGATCTTTATGCTGAGTTATTTTACATTCAGATTCTTATTAGACTTCATTAAACCAAGAATTGAAATTGCTGGAAATCTGGGAACTATTCAACTTGTATGTATTTGTATTATTATTTACTACATTTATACTATTAAAAACAGTCAAACCACTTTAAAATATTCAAGATGA
- a CDS encoding DUF6056 family protein, whose protein sequence is MKKVQNIVLFLSVLIGIGLAYISFFNVYQTDDYFWSYTTRKSGLLQSFIDTYTNWGGRYFGYSINMFNPVFYDKNNILPKIYPVFLMLSFIGVSALNFKEYFNYSLKESLKKGFLLFFFYTVLLVSLPEHYFWITGSNVYFVPVILSGILLYLFKKYQDTKRKMWFYLSVLFIIILMGSNEILALILEGLLLVSYYQKRNKESLFLVLLGTVFLLACFLAPGNFNRMGEVERGIVKWLKRIALFGADTAYVGLKVIAVIPLFIKVFEEELKKITIQITFKKAVLFWSVSLIPLLFTSYILTSIARQFESILFYFLVTFSLLLYFRFEKIKKFWWVSLLIIFLPELKIFPEKYYYFNIDFNGENIVMELLDTDLKEYEREMDKRINVIRNSSQDSVVVDKIKEVPRILYIDEMASVKEKETYVNDQLQKYFNKKYIRTKE, encoded by the coding sequence ATGAAAAAAGTACAGAATATAGTATTATTCTTGTCGGTTTTAATAGGCATCGGTCTGGCATACATCAGTTTTTTTAATGTATATCAGACCGATGATTATTTCTGGTCCTATACGACCAGAAAATCAGGGTTGCTGCAAAGCTTTATAGATACCTATACAAACTGGGGCGGAAGGTATTTCGGATATTCAATTAATATGTTTAATCCTGTCTTTTATGACAAAAATAATATTCTCCCGAAAATATATCCTGTCTTCTTAATGCTCTCCTTTATTGGAGTTTCAGCATTAAACTTTAAAGAATATTTCAACTATTCTCTGAAAGAATCCCTCAAAAAAGGATTTCTTCTGTTTTTCTTTTATACCGTACTTCTTGTAAGCTTACCAGAGCATTACTTCTGGATTACAGGTTCCAATGTCTATTTCGTTCCTGTTATTTTATCCGGTATCTTACTGTATCTTTTCAAAAAATATCAGGATACAAAACGGAAAATGTGGTTTTACCTTTCGGTTTTGTTTATCATAATTCTGATGGGATCTAATGAAATTCTGGCATTGATTCTTGAAGGCCTTCTGTTAGTATCTTATTATCAGAAACGCAATAAAGAAAGCTTGTTTTTGGTCCTGTTAGGAACCGTTTTTTTGCTTGCATGTTTTCTCGCACCAGGAAATTTCAACAGAATGGGAGAGGTGGAAAGAGGAATTGTAAAATGGCTGAAAAGAATTGCTCTTTTTGGTGCTGATACGGCCTATGTAGGATTAAAAGTTATTGCAGTAATTCCATTATTTATAAAGGTTTTTGAAGAAGAACTTAAAAAGATTACCATTCAGATAACATTTAAAAAAGCCGTTTTATTTTGGTCTGTCTCCCTGATTCCTTTGTTATTTACGAGCTATATTCTCACCTCTATTGCAAGACAGTTTGAAAGCATACTATTTTATTTTCTCGTGACTTTTTCACTGTTATTATATTTTAGATTTGAAAAAATTAAAAAGTTCTGGTGGGTCTCTCTCCTCATTATTTTTCTTCCTGAACTTAAAATTTTCCCGGAAAAATATTATTATTTTAATATTGATTTTAATGGTGAAAATATAGTCATGGAGCTTCTGGACACAGATCTTAAGGAATATGAGAGAGAAATGGACAAAAGAATAAATGTCATTAGAAATTCTTCTCAAGACTCCGTTGTAGTAGATAAAATAAAAGAGGTTCCGAGAATTTTATATATAGACGAAATGGCTTCAGTAAAAGAAAAGGAAACCTATGTAAATGATCAGCTCCAAAAATACTTTAATAAGAAATATATCAGAACAAAAGAATAA
- the fabG gene encoding 3-oxoacyl-[acyl-carrier-protein] reductase, translated as MKILEGKVALITGATRGIGKGIAEMFAQQGAKVAFTYAGSVDKAKELEAALSSVTQIKGYQSDASDYDAAQKLVEDVMAEFGQIDILINNAGITKDNLLLRMSKEDWDKVIKVNLDSVFNLTKAVIKPMMKARSGSIINMTSVVGVKGNAGQANYAASKAGVIGFTKSVALELGSRNIRCNAIAPGFIETEMTAVLDEKTVQGWREEIPMKRGGQPADIANACVFLGSEMSAYITGQTLNVDGGMLT; from the coding sequence ATGAAAATATTAGAAGGAAAAGTAGCACTAATTACCGGAGCTACAAGAGGAATCGGTAAAGGTATCGCTGAAATGTTTGCTCAGCAGGGAGCAAAAGTAGCATTTACCTACGCGGGCTCTGTAGACAAAGCAAAAGAATTAGAAGCAGCTTTAAGTTCTGTAACCCAAATTAAGGGATATCAGTCTGACGCATCAGATTATGATGCTGCTCAGAAATTGGTGGAAGATGTAATGGCAGAGTTCGGGCAGATTGATATTTTGATAAACAATGCAGGGATTACAAAAGATAACTTATTATTGAGAATGTCCAAAGAAGATTGGGATAAAGTAATCAAAGTAAACTTAGATTCAGTTTTTAACCTTACCAAAGCGGTAATCAAGCCGATGATGAAGGCCAGATCTGGATCTATCATCAATATGACTTCTGTAGTAGGTGTGAAAGGAAATGCCGGACAAGCCAACTATGCAGCTTCTAAAGCTGGGGTTATCGGGTTTACAAAATCTGTGGCACTGGAATTGGGATCAAGAAATATCAGATGTAACGCTATCGCTCCAGGTTTCATTGAAACGGAAATGACTGCCGTTCTGGATGAGAAAACAGTTCAGGGATGGAGAGAAGAAATTCCAATGAAGAGAGGAGGACAGCCTGCAGATATCGCGAATGCATGTGTATTCCTGGGCAGCGAAATGTCAGCTTACATTACCGGACAAACGTTAAACGTTGACGGTGGAATGTTAACTTAA